In a genomic window of Aeromonas veronii:
- the lrp gene encoding leucine-responsive transcriptional regulator Lrp yields the protein MMEAKSRLKDLDRIDRNILNELQKDGRISNVELSKRVGLSPTPCLERVRRLERQGYIEGYAAILNPHYLDASLLVFVEITLNRGAPDVFEQFNKAVQVLEEIQECHLVSGDFDYLLKTRVSDMSAYRRLLGETLLRLPGVNDTRTYVVMEEVKQSSRLVISTR from the coding sequence ATGATGGAAGCTAAGAGTCGGCTAAAGGATTTGGACAGGATTGACCGCAACATTCTCAATGAACTGCAAAAGGATGGCAGGATTTCGAATGTTGAGTTGTCCAAACGGGTTGGCCTGAGTCCTACACCGTGTCTGGAACGGGTCCGTCGCCTCGAGCGACAAGGTTATATCGAAGGATATGCCGCTATTCTAAACCCTCATTATCTGGACGCATCTCTGTTGGTGTTTGTAGAGATAACCCTCAATCGCGGGGCGCCTGATGTGTTTGAACAGTTCAACAAGGCTGTCCAGGTGCTCGAAGAGATCCAGGAGTGTCATCTGGTCTCCGGTGACTTCGACTATCTGCTCAAGACCCGAGTCAGCGACATGTCGGCTTACCGCCGTCTGTTGGGGGAAACCCTGCTGCGTCTGCCCGGTGTCAACGACACCCGCACTTACGTGGTGATGGAAGAGGTCAAGCAGAGTAGTCGTCTGGTGATCAGCACCCGATAA
- a CDS encoding diguanylate cyclase — MKQKILIVEDSLTIRRMLTQAIAQQTGLEIDAFDTLEGARHCRGEAYVVALVDLTLPDAPRGEAVNELLERGLPVVILTADINEDKRAAWLETGVLDYVMKDSRHSLQYAVSLVHRLYLNQSIEVLVVDDSRTSRHRTMAQLRKQLLQVHEASHAREAMAMLEQHPDIRLVLVDYYMPDIDGISLVRMLRERYSKQQLAIIGISVSDKRGLSARYLKQGANDFLNQPFEPEELQCRVSHNLEALEQFNRIQESANRDYLTGLYNRRYWFNEGQKWFEEHQRQQTPLALCVLDVDHFKQVNDHWGHAIGDQLLCHLTRLLTQFFPDAMIARFGGEEFAMMVPHCTVPVLIKRLEGLRQQLRQQPLSSEIPLFVRASYGVISVGRVSMDEALSEADRLLYQAKNTGRDKIVSQETAI; from the coding sequence ATGAAACAGAAGATATTGATTGTCGAAGATAGCCTGACTATTCGCCGTATGTTGACTCAGGCCATAGCCCAGCAGACTGGCCTCGAGATTGACGCCTTCGATACCCTCGAAGGCGCCCGTCACTGCCGGGGCGAGGCGTATGTGGTCGCGCTGGTGGACTTGACCTTGCCGGATGCCCCCCGTGGCGAAGCGGTCAACGAGCTGCTGGAGCGAGGCTTGCCGGTAGTGATCCTCACCGCCGACATCAACGAGGATAAACGTGCCGCCTGGCTGGAGACCGGCGTGCTGGACTATGTGATGAAGGATTCGCGCCACTCGCTGCAATATGCCGTCAGTCTGGTGCACCGCCTCTATCTCAACCAGTCCATCGAAGTGCTGGTAGTCGATGACTCACGCACCTCCCGTCACCGCACCATGGCTCAGTTGCGCAAACAGCTGTTGCAGGTGCACGAGGCCAGTCATGCCCGTGAAGCGATGGCGATGCTGGAACAACACCCGGACATTCGGTTGGTACTGGTCGACTACTACATGCCGGATATCGATGGCATCAGTCTGGTGCGAATGCTGAGAGAGCGTTACAGCAAGCAGCAGCTGGCGATTATCGGGATCTCGGTCTCGGACAAGCGCGGTCTCTCTGCTCGCTACCTCAAGCAGGGCGCCAACGACTTTCTCAACCAGCCGTTCGAGCCGGAAGAGCTGCAGTGCCGGGTTAGCCACAATCTGGAGGCGCTCGAGCAGTTCAACCGCATTCAGGAGTCAGCCAATCGTGACTACCTGACCGGTCTCTACAACCGGCGCTACTGGTTCAACGAAGGGCAAAAATGGTTTGAAGAACATCAGCGCCAGCAGACGCCTCTCGCACTCTGTGTGCTCGATGTGGATCACTTCAAGCAGGTCAACGATCACTGGGGTCATGCCATCGGCGATCAACTGCTCTGCCATCTGACCCGGCTACTGACCCAGTTCTTCCCCGATGCCATGATCGCCCGCTTTGGCGGAGAAGAATTTGCCATGATGGTGCCCCACTGTACGGTTCCCGTGTTGATCAAGCGTCTTGAAGGGCTGCGTCAGCAGCTGCGCCAGCAACCCCTGTCATCGGAGATCCCGCTCTTTGTTCGCGCCAGTTACGGCGTGATCAGTGTCGGGCGGGTATCCATGGACGAGGCGCTGAGCGAAGCGGATCGGCTACTTTATCAGGCAAAGAACACCGGTCGCGACAAGATAGTCTCTCAAGAGACGGCTATCTGA
- the ald gene encoding alanine dehydrogenase: MIIGVPKEIKNHEYRVGMVPASVRELTARNHTVFVQSGAGNGIGFSDADYIAVGAEILASAAEVFAKAEMIVKVKEPQPVECAMLRPGQTLFTYLHLAPDLPQTEALLQSGAICIAYETVTDGRGGLPLLAPMSEVAGRMSIQAGAQALEKSRGGSGVLLGGVPGVEPAKVVIIGGGVVGSNAARMAIGLRADVTILDNNVDTLRRLDNEFHGAAKVVYSNSETLERHLLAADLVIGGVLVPGATAPKLVSRAHIARMKPGSAIVDVAIDQGGCVETSHATTHEDPTFIVDEVVHYCVANMPGAVARTSTVALNNATLPFIIKLAQQGYRQALLSDPNLLHGLNVMEGKLTCQEVAVAHGLAYTDPLALLN, translated from the coding sequence ATGATTATCGGTGTACCTAAAGAGATAAAAAACCATGAATACCGCGTAGGCATGGTTCCGGCCAGTGTACGTGAACTGACAGCACGAAACCATACTGTTTTCGTCCAAAGCGGTGCCGGAAACGGCATTGGCTTCAGCGATGCAGATTATATCGCTGTTGGCGCCGAAATTTTGGCCTCTGCCGCAGAGGTTTTCGCCAAAGCCGAGATGATCGTCAAGGTCAAGGAACCTCAGCCTGTCGAATGTGCCATGCTGCGTCCGGGTCAAACCCTGTTCACCTATCTGCATCTGGCGCCAGACTTGCCCCAGACCGAAGCCCTGCTGCAAAGCGGCGCCATCTGCATCGCCTATGAAACCGTCACCGACGGTCGTGGCGGCCTGCCGCTGCTGGCCCCCATGTCGGAAGTGGCCGGACGCATGTCTATTCAGGCGGGTGCCCAGGCGCTGGAGAAATCACGCGGCGGGAGTGGGGTGCTGCTCGGTGGCGTACCCGGTGTCGAGCCAGCCAAGGTGGTGATCATCGGTGGCGGTGTGGTTGGCTCCAATGCGGCCCGCATGGCCATTGGCCTGCGTGCGGATGTCACCATCCTCGACAACAACGTCGATACCCTGCGCCGTCTCGATAACGAGTTCCATGGAGCAGCCAAGGTGGTCTACTCCAACAGCGAGACGCTGGAGCGCCATCTGCTGGCGGCCGATCTGGTCATCGGCGGCGTGCTGGTACCGGGTGCCACTGCGCCAAAACTTGTCAGCCGTGCCCATATTGCGCGCATGAAGCCGGGCTCTGCCATCGTCGATGTGGCGATCGATCAGGGCGGTTGTGTGGAAACCTCCCACGCCACCACCCATGAAGATCCTACTTTTATCGTCGATGAAGTAGTGCACTACTGTGTCGCCAATATGCCGGGGGCGGTGGCCCGCACCTCGACCGTAGCGCTCAACAATGCCACCCTCCCCTTTATCATCAAGCTGGCTCAACAAGGGTATCGTCAGGCACTGCTGAGCGATCCCAACCTGCTGCACGGGCTCAATGTAATGGAGGGCAAGCTCACCTGCCAGGAAGTCGCCGTGGCACACGGCCTTGCCTACACGGATCCCCTGGCCCTGCTGAACTGA
- the trxB gene encoding thioredoxin-disulfide reductase, which yields MSQVIHSKLLILGSGPAGYTAAVYAARANLNPLLITGMQQGGQLTTTTEVENWPGDPEGLTGPALMERMKEHAEKFDTRILFDHINSVELNQRPLRLKGDNGEYTCDALIIATGASAKYLGLPSEEAFKGRGVSACATCDGFFYRNQEVAVIGGGNTAVEEALYLANIAKKVHLIHRRDEFRAEKILIKRLHDKVASGNIVLHTHQTLDEVLGDQMGVTGVRLRNTQDNSTSELPLMGVFIAIGHQPNTQIFDGQLEMQNGYLKVRGGLDGFATQTSIEGVFAAGDVADHNYRQAITSAGTGCMAALDAERYLDAQ from the coding sequence ATGAGCCAAGTCATTCACAGCAAACTGCTGATCTTAGGGTCAGGCCCGGCCGGTTACACCGCAGCCGTCTACGCCGCCCGCGCCAACCTCAATCCCCTGCTCATCACCGGCATGCAACAAGGTGGTCAGCTGACCACCACCACCGAGGTGGAGAACTGGCCCGGCGATCCGGAAGGTCTGACCGGCCCGGCCCTGATGGAACGCATGAAAGAGCATGCAGAGAAGTTCGATACCCGCATCCTGTTTGATCACATCAACAGTGTCGAATTGAATCAGCGCCCGCTGCGCCTCAAAGGAGACAACGGCGAGTACACCTGCGATGCCCTGATCATCGCGACCGGCGCCTCCGCCAAGTATCTGGGCCTACCCTCCGAAGAGGCCTTCAAGGGCCGAGGCGTCTCTGCCTGTGCAACCTGTGACGGTTTCTTCTACCGCAATCAGGAAGTGGCGGTGATCGGCGGCGGCAACACCGCCGTGGAAGAGGCCTTGTATCTGGCCAACATCGCCAAGAAGGTGCACCTGATCCACCGTCGCGACGAGTTCCGTGCCGAGAAGATCCTGATCAAGCGTCTGCACGACAAGGTCGCAAGCGGCAACATCGTGCTGCACACCCACCAGACCCTGGATGAAGTGCTGGGCGATCAGATGGGCGTCACAGGTGTGCGCCTGCGCAACACCCAGGACAACAGCACCAGCGAGCTGCCACTGATGGGCGTCTTCATCGCCATCGGCCACCAGCCTAATACCCAGATCTTCGATGGCCAGCTGGAGATGCAAAACGGCTATCTGAAAGTACGTGGTGGCCTCGATGGTTTTGCCACCCAGACCAGCATTGAAGGTGTCTTCGCTGCCGGCGATGTGGCTGACCACAACTACCGTCAAGCCATCACCTCGGCCGGTACCGGCTGCATGGCAGCCCTCGATGCCGAGCGTTATCTCGACGCACAATAA
- a CDS encoding glycine zipper 2TM domain-containing protein produces the protein MKAIILIVSSLLCFVTAPAGAEVYQRNTARAVNQVVFGQVETVRNITQRQILESEHSGWKTLGGAVLGGLLGNQFGGGHGREIATAVGALAGAAAAQQYQSGGTVVENKLVELLIRNEQNDLINVIQDYDPAMVFANGDKVRILYFDDGVRVDKTY, from the coding sequence ATGAAGGCCATTATCCTGATAGTATCCAGCTTGCTCTGCTTTGTCACGGCGCCCGCCGGGGCGGAAGTTTACCAGCGCAATACCGCGCGGGCGGTCAATCAGGTGGTGTTTGGCCAGGTCGAAACGGTGCGCAATATAACCCAGCGCCAGATCCTGGAGTCCGAGCACTCTGGCTGGAAGACGCTGGGCGGAGCCGTGCTGGGCGGCCTGCTTGGCAACCAGTTTGGCGGCGGTCATGGTCGTGAAATCGCCACCGCCGTGGGGGCGCTCGCAGGGGCTGCGGCTGCCCAGCAATACCAGTCCGGGGGAACCGTGGTGGAAAACAAGCTGGTGGAGCTGCTGATCCGCAACGAGCAAAATGACCTTATCAACGTGATCCAGGATTATGATCCCGCCATGGTCTTTGCCAATGGGGACAAGGTGCGCATTCTCTATTTCGATGATGGGGTGCGGGTCGACAAGACTTACTGA
- the infA gene encoding translation initiation factor IF-1 codes for MAKEDSIEMQGTILETLPNTMFRVELENGHVVIAHISGKMRKNYIRILTGDKVTVALTPYDLSKGRIVFRSR; via the coding sequence ATGGCTAAAGAAGACAGTATTGAGATGCAGGGCACTATTCTCGAAACCCTGCCCAATACCATGTTCCGTGTGGAACTGGAGAATGGTCACGTGGTTATCGCTCATATTTCAGGCAAGATGCGCAAAAACTACATTCGTATCCTGACTGGAGACAAAGTAACGGTAGCACTGACTCCCTACGATCTCTCCAAGGGACGTATTGTTTTCCGCTCTCGCTAA
- a CDS encoding arginyltransferase: protein MTEEVILKVGLTPKHPCSYLDHEQEQLLVLMDHNLLNANGYERLLTAGFRRSGNDIYRPHCPACHACQSLRIHSERFRPSRGQKRIRQLNKDIEIVLSYDDKPEYYLLYERYIRERHHDGSMYPPNRSQYRGFLHCDWMPPLYLEMRKEGRLIGVATTDLLPHSLSAMYTFFDPDYADRSLGTFAILCQLDLARRTGRSWLYLGYLVEACRKMNYKRNYLPHEQLIQGEWKNIDTKPE from the coding sequence ATGACTGAAGAAGTGATCCTCAAAGTAGGGCTGACTCCCAAGCATCCCTGCAGTTATCTGGACCATGAACAGGAGCAGTTACTGGTACTGATGGATCACAATCTGCTCAACGCCAACGGCTACGAGCGATTGTTGACTGCAGGTTTTCGCCGCAGTGGCAACGACATCTATCGCCCCCACTGTCCGGCGTGCCATGCTTGCCAGTCCCTTCGTATTCACAGCGAGCGCTTTCGCCCCAGCCGTGGCCAGAAGCGGATCCGCCAACTCAACAAAGATATCGAGATCGTCCTGAGCTACGATGACAAACCCGAGTATTACCTGCTCTACGAACGTTATATCCGCGAACGCCATCACGATGGCAGCATGTATCCCCCCAACCGCAGCCAGTATCGCGGGTTTCTCCATTGTGACTGGATGCCACCACTCTACCTGGAGATGCGCAAAGAGGGCCGCCTGATCGGTGTCGCCACCACAGACCTGCTGCCCCACTCCTTGAGTGCCATGTACACCTTCTTCGATCCGGATTATGCCGATCGCTCCCTGGGCACTTTTGCCATCCTCTGCCAGCTCGATCTGGCCAGGCGTACCGGACGGAGCTGGCTCTATCTTGGCTATCTGGTGGAGGCGTGCCGCAAGATGAATTACAAGCGCAATTACCTCCCGCACGAACAGCTCATTCAGGGGGAATGGAAAAATATCGACACCAAGCCCGAGTAA
- the aat gene encoding leucyl/phenylalanyl-tRNA--protein transferase, producing MSRYLTQLDDELCWFPDPSHALEEPNGLLAIGGDLSPARLLAAYHKGIFPWNEPHRPTLWWSPDPRGVIRPDQLHVGRTLQKIIRRTPFDISVNRAFNEVIAACAAPRRTADGTWISQPMIEAYQQLHRLGHAHSIEIWQEGELQAGLYGLSIGRLFCGESMFSRIDNGAKLAMVALCRHFARHRGALIDCQMQNPFLATLGIEEWPRARFLAELARLANQPLLASCWQEGEISL from the coding sequence ATGTCTCGCTATCTTACCCAACTGGATGATGAGCTTTGCTGGTTTCCCGACCCCAGTCATGCGCTGGAAGAGCCCAACGGCTTGCTGGCGATCGGCGGTGATCTCTCCCCTGCCAGATTGTTGGCAGCTTACCACAAGGGGATCTTCCCGTGGAATGAACCCCACCGGCCGACCCTGTGGTGGTCACCAGATCCCCGCGGAGTGATCCGCCCAGACCAACTCCATGTGGGGCGGACATTGCAGAAGATTATCCGCCGTACCCCATTCGATATTTCCGTCAATCGCGCCTTTAATGAAGTCATCGCCGCCTGCGCCGCCCCTCGTCGTACCGCTGATGGCACCTGGATCAGCCAACCCATGATCGAGGCCTACCAGCAGTTGCACCGGCTGGGTCATGCCCACTCTATCGAGATCTGGCAGGAGGGAGAGCTGCAAGCGGGACTGTATGGCCTCTCTATCGGCCGACTGTTTTGCGGTGAATCCATGTTCAGCCGGATTGATAACGGCGCTAAGCTGGCCATGGTGGCACTCTGTCGCCACTTCGCCCGCCATCGCGGTGCCCTCATCGATTGCCAGATGCAGAACCCATTTCTGGCGACCCTGGGTATCGAGGAGTGGCCAAGGGCCCGTTTTCTAGCAGAACTGGCGCGCCTTGCCAATCAACCACTGTTGGCTTCCTGCTGGCAAGAGGGGGAGATCAGCCTATGA